TTGCGTTGAGGACTGAAGGTAGTCGATCAAGCGATCAAATTTTGACTTCACGAAATCCAGGTTGTCCCCCAGGTATTGCATGGGGGTATTGATCTCATGAGCAATTCCGGCGGCCAGTTGTCCGACCGACTCCAGTTTTTGAGCCTGCTGTAGTTGCTGCTCAACAATGCGCCGATCCGTCAGGTCCGTACCAAGGACAAGCAAACCATGGCACTTTCCGTCGTCCAGCACCGGGTAACAGGACAGACCAATTACCATGCTCCTGTTATTGGAATTGACAAAGGTGGTTTCGAACCGGCTTGTCGCTTGAGCTTTTGAACTTCGAAAGAATTCCTGCACTTTTTCCGGGCTGTCCCAGCGTATCGGCAGCTCGGGCAGGGGCAATCCCAGGACTTCTTTTTCGGTCAGCTCGAGCAAGTCGGCGGCTCGGTGATTCCACCGTTTGACCTTCAGGTCTGCATCAACACCAATCAGCACGGAATCAATCGCGTCCAACAAACGATCCGCGTCCCGTTGCGCCAATTCCAGGTCTCTGGTCCGCTCAGCAACCAGATGCTTCAGCTCTTCCTGGCGCACGGCGACGGCTCCGGCAAGGCGGTGCTTTTCGACCAGAGCCATTACCATTTGAAGGACTTCAGCATTGTCAAATGGCTTCTTTAAAATCAATAGGCGATCGCACTTCCCCAGACGCTTTGCGATATCGTTCCATGTGTTGTCTGAGTGAGCGCTACAGATGACGACCTGAAGGTCAGGATCAACCTCCCACATTTTTTCGATGGTTGTGAGGCCGTCCCAACCGGGTGGCATTCGCATGTCGACGAAGGCCATGACGTACGGTCGACCGGCGGTGACGGCTTCGCTCACGAGGCGTAGTCCATCGGCCCCCTGAAAAGCGGAATCGAGTTCCACTTCCACTGTCTCAATGCTTTCTGGTGATTTCTCACCAAAAAACGCAGAAGCGGCGGTGGTCAATTCGGTATTGGATTTGCGAGCCCCTAAAATTTTTTGGAAGTCTTCATGAATGGCAACGTTGTCATCGACGATCAGGATCCTTGGACGTGGGGCAGGCGTTGGAGGCAGCATGTTTTCATCTTTCGTCTGGTCGAAGTAGAGTTTCGATCTGCAGCGCGCCGCAGACCAGATTGCGGCGCGACCATTTGTTCGTAATTATTGGGCTACAAGTTTGGCGGAAGGCATTTCAAGATCTGGCGAATTGTGGCCAGCGTCGGATGCATGGTCAGCCCCGAGTGGCAGGAATAGCGAAAACACAGATCCTCGATTGATCCCGTCGCTACGAACGTGCAGTTCACCGCCGAGAGCCTTGGCAGCCTGTGCACATGAGTGCAGGCCGAAGCCATGGCCGTCGCGTTTGGTTGTGAATCCAAAATTCAGCACTTTTGAAACGACGCTCTCCGTCATTCCAACTCCGTTGTCTTCCACGATAAATTCAACGCGTTCGTTGTTCATCGTACGCGTTCGGACGGTGACAATTCTTGGTCGTCCAGTGATGTCCGCCACCGCATCCTGTGCGTTCGCGATAAGGTTTGTCAGCACTTGAAGAATTTTGTGACGATCGGATAAGACGGTTGGGCAATCGTCGATTTCCGTTTGAATCTGTATTCCGCTTTTCGCATGCCGACTCTCACAAATCTGCACTGCCTGATTCATCAATTCGACGGGAGATTCCGGCAACCGAACAGGAGATGCAATGACCTCTTCCTGTTGGACACGGATGATTTCTCGAATGTGCTGAATTTGTTCAATTAACCTGCGGTTCTCATCTTTGAGTTGCGTCTGGTCATCGATTAACGCAGATGAAACCTGTTCCAGAAATCCAGGAAAGTGGACGCCGCGCGGGTCGTTCGTCAGGAAGTCTTCGAGGTCTTCAGCATGTTGGCGCAGGATTTCGCTGGCTGCTGCCAGTTGCGAAACGGCACTCTGCTCAAGGATTTTGGAAATGGCCCCTGACGATGTCGTGACGCTGTTCAGGACGTTACCGACATTGTGCAGAACACCAGTCGCCACTTCCGCTATTCCCGCTTTGTGAGACGATTCAATCAGTTGCCGATTGATGTCAGCAATCTGTGTTTCGGATTCCATTCTCGCGGTTTCGTCATGAGCGATAATGGTAAAGCGGGTCTTGCTGTCGACGCTGACTCTTCCGATGGAAATGCGGCATGGGAACACGGTTCCGCTCAACCTGCGACATCGTGCGGTAAGGTCGTTTCCGTCATGCGTGGTGTCTTTCGCAGCTTCGACAAGATCTTCGAATCGAGCATTCACCAGCAAAGCA
This DNA window, taken from Fuerstiella marisgermanici, encodes the following:
- a CDS encoding hybrid sensor histidine kinase/response regulator, producing MLPPTPAPRPRILIVDDNVAIHEDFQKILGARKSNTELTTAASAFFGEKSPESIETVEVELDSAFQGADGLRLVSEAVTAGRPYVMAFVDMRMPPGWDGLTTIEKMWEVDPDLQVVICSAHSDNTWNDIAKRLGKCDRLLILKKPFDNAEVLQMVMALVEKHRLAGAVAVRQEELKHLVAERTRDLELAQRDADRLLDAIDSVLIGVDADLKVKRWNHRAADLLELTEKEVLGLPLPELPIRWDSPEKVQEFFRSSKAQATSRFETTFVNSNNRSMVIGLSCYPVLDDGKCHGLLVLGTDLTDRRIVEQQLQQAQKLESVGQLAAGIAHEINTPMQYLGDNLDFVKSKFDRLIDYLQSSTQLTELAQKSDFEAELADRMVAQQKKLKLTKLYTQLPEALSDSIDGVRHVSRIVRAMKELSHLGVEEKSPVDINHLLETAVTVSTNEWKYVADVDLKLAPQIEGLLGLSGELSQVFLNLIVNSAHAISDMTDGGSTGKGLITIRSHQTDTHVVVEIGDTGGGIPEEIRDRVFDPFFTTKDVGKGTGQGLSIAHSVVTQKHKGRLTFHVEEGVGTRFVIELPMEIPADEAAATSAQSDCAVLT